The following coding sequences are from one Granulicella sp. L56 window:
- a CDS encoding family 2A encapsulin nanocompartment shell protein, with product MATNENRRSVGDAAARQLANTTKTPPQLSAITPRWLVQLLSWVPVESGTYRVNQVKNEADIEVACGSRDERKLPETFVDYVEKPREYTLSAISTVVDVHTRVSDLYSHPHDQIREQLRLTVEKVKERQESELINNADYGLLHNVKSPFKVKVRKAAPTPDDLDELLSVVWKEPAFFLAHPRAIAAFGRECTRRGVPPPTATIFGSPFLTWRGIPLVPTDKLGIDAAGKTNILLLRTGEKKQGVVGLFQPGLPGEQTPGLSVRFMGIDRNSIASYLVSLYCSAAVLTEDALGVLENVEVGHYHEYK from the coding sequence ATGGCCACAAATGAGAATCGGCGTTCCGTAGGTGATGCAGCAGCGCGTCAATTAGCGAATACGACAAAGACGCCCCCCCAGCTATCCGCTATAACTCCTCGTTGGCTTGTGCAGTTGCTCTCGTGGGTGCCGGTAGAGTCGGGCACCTACCGAGTTAACCAAGTGAAGAATGAGGCAGACATTGAAGTTGCTTGCGGATCGCGCGACGAACGGAAACTGCCCGAGACTTTTGTCGACTATGTTGAGAAGCCGCGCGAATACACGCTGAGTGCGATATCGACCGTAGTTGATGTCCATACACGCGTCTCCGATCTTTACAGCCATCCTCACGATCAAATTCGTGAGCAGCTGCGTCTCACCGTTGAAAAAGTGAAGGAGCGTCAGGAAAGCGAGCTGATCAATAACGCGGACTACGGTTTGCTGCACAATGTCAAATCGCCTTTCAAGGTTAAGGTACGCAAGGCGGCACCCACTCCAGACGACCTCGACGAGCTGCTTTCGGTTGTATGGAAGGAGCCAGCTTTCTTTCTAGCGCATCCCCGTGCAATTGCTGCTTTTGGTCGCGAGTGCACGCGGCGCGGGGTACCCCCCCCCACTGCAACAATTTTCGGTTCGCCGTTCCTGACGTGGCGCGGTATCCCGTTGGTTCCAACAGATAAATTAGGCATCGATGCAGCAGGAAAGACCAATATCCTGTTGCTGCGCACAGGCGAGAAGAAGCAAGGCGTCGTTGGTCTGTTCCAGCCTGGACTGCCGGGTGAACAGACTCCTGGACTGTCAGTTCGTTTTATGGGAATCGATCGCAATTCGATTGCCTCTTATTTGGTCTCTCTCTATTGCTCGGCGGCTGTGCTTACCGAGGACGCGTTAGGAGTGCTCGAAAACGTTGAGGTCGGACACTACCATGAGTACAAGTGA
- a CDS encoding Lrp/AsnC family transcriptional regulator, translating into MTGFDAPSIDDIDCEILAELQTNARIPFAELGRRVGLSTPAVIERVRRLEDSHVIMGYRALVDPGKVGLPVRAFVKVTVAGDKLTKFAALIRNLPEVLECHRVTGAESFMVQVAVRDVSHMEEVIDSMMPYLATNTSMILASPVPWNKVLPTVRHTKKIRALKQTSK; encoded by the coding sequence ATGACCGGATTCGACGCACCATCCATTGATGACATCGATTGCGAGATTCTGGCAGAGCTTCAAACGAACGCACGCATTCCCTTTGCCGAGCTTGGCCGCCGAGTAGGCTTATCAACGCCGGCAGTGATTGAACGAGTCCGAAGACTAGAGGATAGCCATGTGATTATGGGCTATCGGGCGCTCGTGGATCCAGGCAAGGTCGGACTGCCTGTAAGGGCATTCGTCAAAGTGACCGTTGCTGGCGACAAGCTCACAAAGTTTGCTGCTCTGATTCGAAACTTGCCCGAAGTATTGGAGTGCCACCGGGTTACCGGCGCCGAATCTTTTATGGTGCAGGTAGCGGTGCGCGATGTAAGCCACATGGAGGAGGTTATCGATTCGATGATGCCTTATTTGGCAACAAATACTTCGATGATCCTGGCCTCTCCTGTGCCGTGGAACAAAGTTCTGCCGACGGTTCGCCACACCAAAAAGATACGGGCGCTAAAGCAGACGTCAAAATAA
- a CDS encoding MFS transporter, which yields MPSYIPSKSDSLAVPDAHAGYGRFLLLVAGLGGLLYGVDVGIIGGALPYLEATSGLNAGQLSIIVAAVLLGSVVSTLFAGALADWMGRRPLMILSGITFVLSIPIIALSHGYGPLFFGRLLQGISGGLIGIVVPLYLAECLSASTRGKGTGVFQWLLTLGIVAAALIGIYYSYRVEAVARASSAAALFAFKDQAWRRIFWVSLPPGLLFILGSIFVSESPRWLFRQGKYEAAKAALLRSRSEEQANLEMEEMRAIASPNAHSADGKKLAGSLLQRKYVVPFLLACVILFCNTATGINSIIGYNTGILLQSGLSDLSAHWGYVIFTIVNFTMTMIGMSLVDKVGRKVLFIVGTAGIILSLTSVGLLFLKSEKISVDRTSAIQTMVRPDQTLSLKFTPGVAQQLLSEGVQPNQALDSHRASLVVVYSCGDFTAATNFVRSDDETAPLTISRGDCLPQSKFEAFLKNPFANLDTARSAPLRIDHALIGNVPEKQHGWLVALGLYLFMAFYAVGPGVCVWLALTELMPTRIRSNGMSIALVINQLVSTILAGIFLPFVSKYGYSTMFFVFASFTIIYILTVAIFLPETKGKTLEEIEGYFETRGKRGKPLSSF from the coding sequence ATGCCCAGTTACATTCCCAGCAAAAGCGATTCCCTCGCGGTCCCCGACGCACACGCCGGATACGGCCGATTTCTCCTCCTGGTTGCGGGACTTGGCGGCCTTCTCTATGGAGTCGATGTAGGCATCATTGGAGGTGCGCTGCCCTACCTTGAGGCCACCTCCGGGCTCAACGCCGGACAGCTCTCCATCATCGTGGCGGCAGTGTTGCTGGGGAGTGTCGTCTCAACCCTGTTCGCCGGAGCTCTCGCCGACTGGATGGGGCGCCGCCCCCTGATGATTCTGAGCGGGATAACATTTGTGCTCAGCATCCCCATCATCGCGCTCTCGCATGGCTACGGCCCACTCTTTTTTGGGCGGCTGCTGCAAGGCATTAGCGGAGGGTTGATCGGCATCGTCGTCCCTCTGTACCTTGCCGAATGCCTCTCTGCCTCCACTCGCGGTAAAGGAACCGGGGTCTTCCAATGGCTCCTCACGTTGGGAATCGTCGCAGCCGCGCTCATCGGCATCTACTACAGCTATCGCGTCGAAGCGGTCGCGCGGGCGTCGAGCGCCGCCGCTCTTTTTGCCTTCAAAGACCAGGCGTGGCGGCGCATCTTCTGGGTCTCTCTCCCTCCCGGACTTCTTTTTATTCTGGGCAGCATTTTCGTGTCGGAGTCGCCTCGCTGGCTCTTTCGCCAGGGGAAATATGAAGCCGCAAAAGCGGCACTCCTGCGCTCCCGTTCAGAAGAGCAGGCAAACCTTGAGATGGAAGAGATGCGCGCGATCGCCTCTCCAAACGCGCATTCTGCTGACGGGAAAAAGCTGGCTGGCTCACTGCTGCAACGGAAATATGTCGTTCCCTTCTTGCTGGCCTGCGTCATTCTTTTCTGCAATACGGCGACCGGTATAAACTCGATCATCGGCTACAACACCGGCATCCTGTTGCAGAGCGGTCTCTCCGACCTCTCGGCGCACTGGGGTTACGTCATCTTTACCATCGTCAACTTCACTATGACGATGATTGGCATGTCGCTCGTCGATAAGGTGGGGCGCAAAGTCCTCTTCATTGTCGGAACCGCCGGCATCATTCTCTCGCTCACCAGCGTCGGCCTTCTCTTTCTGAAGTCGGAAAAGATCAGCGTGGACCGCACCAGCGCCATTCAGACGATGGTCAGACCCGACCAAACGCTATCCTTAAAATTCACGCCAGGCGTGGCGCAGCAGCTTCTCTCTGAAGGCGTTCAACCGAATCAGGCATTGGACAGCCATCGCGCATCTCTTGTTGTGGTGTACTCCTGCGGCGACTTCACTGCCGCTACAAACTTCGTTCGCTCCGATGATGAAACGGCCCCCCTGACGATCTCCCGCGGCGATTGTCTTCCGCAGAGCAAGTTCGAGGCTTTCCTCAAAAACCCCTTCGCCAACCTCGACACCGCACGTTCGGCTCCACTCAGGATTGACCATGCTCTTATCGGCAACGTCCCCGAAAAGCAGCACGGTTGGCTGGTCGCATTGGGGCTTTACCTCTTTATGGCGTTCTATGCCGTGGGGCCGGGTGTCTGCGTCTGGCTCGCCCTCACCGAACTGATGCCAACCCGCATCCGCTCTAATGGCATGAGCATCGCTTTGGTGATTAACCAGCTCGTTTCGACGATACTTGCTGGCATCTTCCTCCCCTTTGTCAGCAAATATGGATATTCGACGATGTTCTTTGTCTTCGCCAGCTTCACCATCATCTATATCCTGACCGTGGCTATCTTTCTGCCGGAGACCAAAGGAAAGACACTGGAAGAAATTGAAGGATATTTTGAAACCAGGGGAAAGAGGGGAAAGCCGCTCTCTTCCTTCTAA
- the agaR gene encoding transcriptional repressor AgaR, translated as MKTRHQAHGTQPDSSNEANKMLIGERRQHILSLIHRDGRVLVSELSESLGISPITIRKDLDHLESHGLAQRTHGGALSPQGSTMTDPSLKEKEHHQIKEKQRIAAAAIKMVKNGQCILLDSGSTVTTIARALREFSNLTIVTNAVNIAAELSDTNFEIILTGGTLRKNSFSLVGPMAEDMLMQIRADILFLAVDGFDPKIGITTPNVLESRVNRAMVKASRKVVAVCDSTKFDRSSMALIVPPTAVHTVITDDQISEAAADSLRSAGIELVIV; from the coding sequence ATGAAGACACGACACCAGGCACACGGCACGCAACCCGACTCCAGCAATGAAGCCAACAAGATGTTGATCGGTGAAAGACGGCAGCACATCCTGTCGCTCATCCATCGCGACGGACGGGTTCTCGTATCCGAGCTATCGGAGTCCCTTGGTATCTCACCGATCACCATTCGGAAGGACCTTGACCATCTTGAGTCCCATGGTCTGGCCCAGCGAACCCATGGCGGAGCCCTTTCCCCTCAGGGCAGCACGATGACCGATCCTTCCTTGAAGGAGAAGGAGCATCACCAAATCAAGGAAAAGCAGCGCATCGCTGCGGCTGCGATCAAGATGGTGAAAAACGGACAGTGCATCCTTCTCGATTCAGGGTCCACGGTGACCACCATCGCGCGCGCGCTCCGCGAGTTCTCAAACCTGACGATTGTCACCAATGCCGTGAATATAGCGGCGGAGTTGAGCGACACCAACTTTGAGATCATTCTCACCGGCGGCACGCTGCGTAAAAACTCCTTCTCGCTGGTTGGCCCAATGGCCGAAGATATGTTGATGCAGATACGCGCCGACATCCTCTTTTTAGCGGTCGATGGCTTCGACCCGAAGATCGGCATCACCACCCCAAATGTCCTGGAATCCCGTGTCAATCGAGCTATGGTCAAGGCCTCTCGAAAGGTAGTAGCAGTATGTGATTCCACAAAATTCGACCGCTCCAGCATGGCCCTGATCGTCCCTCCGACGGCAGTCCACACCGTCATTACTGACGATCAGATCTCTGAGGCAGCCGCCGACTCGCTAAGAAGCGCCGGCATCGAACTCGTCATTGTGTGA
- a CDS encoding chloride channel protein — protein sequence MKQGNLMEKEPALKEVSTASLADKAAIAPAREERLFLLLSIFIGIISGLLVVSFRMAIDWLQVLLLGSAPNPHQPRLFIVPAAVGLVIAVLTRYVFPQVRGSGVNQTKAALYINNGYISFRTVIGKFMLSALAIGGGHSLGPEDPSLQIGAGVASLISRRMGMSRERLRLFAPIGAAAGLAAAFNAPISAILFVIEEVIGQWNAAVLGSIVLSAVSSVVVARSFWGSEPMFRIPTVTFSSRELLAYTVLGVFGGIAALIFSKALGYLRPRLRRQPAWAQMLQPGLAGLLVGGIGYFGLPQVMGAGYEVIDQAMHAQFAWKMLLVLAIFKIIATTLSFSSGTPGGMFAPTLFIGAMLGAAIGSFEKLYFPHLHLTGSLASYALVGMGVLFAAFLRAPLTSVFMVLEVSGNYSIIVPVILANTIAYVISRSFQPVPVFEMLTHQDGLYLPSMEEQREENELHIEDAMQPVVAPILQGSETIADAAKSMAQYNSMEGSSAVLIQCREGLWYVARYEELQGIFAKTDEDPTASLDAKLGTERTPILFPDLPLSSTLPHFKRWPLLPITNRAMRGALEGTVSMSEVLKRYEGR from the coding sequence ATGAAACAAGGAAACCTCATGGAGAAAGAGCCGGCATTGAAAGAGGTATCCACGGCATCGCTCGCCGACAAGGCCGCGATTGCGCCTGCGCGCGAGGAGCGGCTCTTTCTGCTCCTCTCCATCTTTATCGGCATCATCTCCGGCCTCCTGGTTGTCTCGTTTCGCATGGCCATCGACTGGCTGCAGGTGCTTCTGCTCGGCTCCGCGCCCAACCCGCACCAGCCAAGGCTCTTCATCGTCCCGGCCGCCGTCGGTCTGGTGATCGCAGTACTGACGCGATATGTCTTTCCGCAGGTTCGCGGCAGCGGCGTCAACCAGACCAAGGCCGCTCTCTATATCAATAACGGCTATATCTCGTTCCGTACCGTGATCGGCAAGTTCATGCTCTCGGCGCTTGCCATTGGCGGCGGCCACTCTCTCGGGCCCGAGGACCCATCGCTCCAGATCGGCGCGGGTGTCGCGTCGCTGATCAGCCGACGCATGGGCATGTCACGCGAGCGGCTACGGCTCTTCGCTCCCATCGGCGCTGCGGCTGGTCTTGCTGCCGCTTTTAATGCGCCGATCTCTGCAATCCTGTTCGTCATTGAAGAGGTCATCGGGCAATGGAATGCTGCGGTCCTCGGATCAATTGTTCTGTCCGCGGTTTCGAGCGTTGTCGTCGCGCGTTCGTTCTGGGGATCGGAGCCGATGTTCCGCATCCCGACGGTCACCTTCAGCTCGCGCGAACTGCTCGCTTATACGGTGCTTGGAGTTTTTGGCGGCATTGCGGCATTGATCTTTTCCAAAGCGCTTGGCTATCTCAGACCGCGCCTGCGCAGGCAACCGGCATGGGCGCAGATGTTGCAGCCCGGCCTGGCGGGATTGCTCGTAGGCGGAATCGGCTACTTTGGCCTGCCGCAGGTCATGGGCGCTGGGTATGAAGTTATCGATCAGGCGATGCACGCGCAGTTTGCGTGGAAGATGCTGCTCGTTCTGGCGATCTTCAAGATTATTGCGACGACGTTGTCCTTTTCGAGCGGAACGCCTGGTGGAATGTTTGCCCCAACGCTTTTTATCGGCGCGATGTTGGGAGCGGCCATCGGTTCCTTTGAGAAGCTTTATTTTCCCCACCTGCATCTCACCGGGTCGCTTGCATCGTATGCCCTGGTCGGCATGGGAGTTCTCTTCGCGGCCTTTCTGCGCGCACCGTTGACCTCGGTCTTCATGGTGCTGGAGGTCAGTGGAAACTACTCGATCATCGTTCCGGTAATCCTCGCCAATACGATCGCGTACGTTATCTCACGCAGCTTTCAGCCTGTCCCTGTCTTTGAAATGCTGACGCATCAGGATGGGCTGTATCTGCCATCGATGGAGGAGCAGCGCGAGGAGAACGAGCTGCATATCGAGGACGCGATGCAGCCTGTTGTTGCGCCGATTTTGCAGGGCTCGGAGACGATTGCCGATGCGGCGAAGTCCATGGCGCAATACAACAGCATGGAAGGTTCCTCTGCTGTACTCATTCAGTGCAGGGAAGGGCTTTGGTATGTCGCGAGGTATGAGGAGCTACAAGGCATATTCGCTAAGACCGACGAAGATCCGACGGCTTCGCTCGATGCAAAGCTGGGAACGGAACGGACTCCGATCTTATTTCCTGACCTTCCACTATCGAGTACATTGCCGCATTTCAAGCGGTGGCCTCTGTTGCCAATCACCAATCGCGCCATGCGCGGAGCGCTGGAAGGAACGGTCTCTATGTCTGAGGTGCTAAAGCGATATGAGGGACGATAA
- a CDS encoding tetratricopeptide repeat protein, with protein sequence MSRTEVSLAKRRLFLRDSLTFLVLTLLTGVLFLVTLFLFRSFTSHREELAVRWSGRGKSALDAGKPDQAMVALRTALSYAPGTRSYELLLAQALADAGHSDEASNYFMNLWVTQPGDGFINLELARLSARKNDPQDAIKYYRASIYGTWEGDGVVRRREVRLELARYLIGQKYSNAARIELLIAAGNSPSDPGLNITLASLLMQTGDINDGFNYYKKALQKDPKNQAALEGAGRAAYGLGDFAEAHSLLERVIEAKASPEKEENVSGDLTAMLDNSKRILELRPSGKLRPVERVARILQDGAIAKKRFDGCIAHFGTANGLPPLPQQLKLRWISGDATMSRTVLLRSLAQQDAAVQLIFDTELQTSQFCGAPTGDNALLLLLARSPEVTDDRER encoded by the coding sequence ATGAGTAGAACTGAAGTTTCGCTCGCGAAGCGACGGCTTTTTCTTCGTGATTCGCTGACATTTCTGGTCCTAACCCTTCTGACGGGCGTGCTTTTTCTGGTCACGCTGTTTTTGTTTCGCTCATTTACCTCGCATCGAGAGGAATTGGCGGTTCGTTGGTCTGGACGGGGCAAATCTGCGCTCGATGCCGGAAAGCCTGACCAGGCGATGGTTGCTCTTAGAACCGCATTGTCCTATGCTCCCGGCACACGCTCTTACGAACTGCTGCTGGCGCAGGCGCTGGCAGATGCTGGCCATAGCGACGAAGCATCCAATTACTTCATGAACCTGTGGGTGACGCAGCCAGGAGATGGCTTTATCAATCTGGAACTGGCGCGACTCTCGGCGCGAAAGAACGATCCGCAGGATGCCATCAAATATTACAGAGCATCCATTTACGGCACATGGGAAGGCGATGGGGTCGTACGCAGGCGCGAGGTTCGATTGGAGCTGGCGCGCTACCTGATCGGGCAGAAGTACTCGAACGCTGCCCGCATCGAACTGCTGATTGCTGCTGGCAATTCGCCGAGCGATCCCGGCCTCAATATAACGTTGGCCAGTCTGCTGATGCAGACCGGGGATATCAACGACGGATTCAACTATTACAAGAAGGCGCTTCAGAAAGATCCGAAGAATCAGGCAGCGCTGGAAGGTGCCGGGCGTGCGGCGTATGGGTTGGGAGACTTTGCAGAAGCGCACTCACTGCTCGAGCGGGTGATTGAGGCGAAGGCGTCTCCCGAGAAGGAGGAAAACGTTTCGGGCGACCTTACGGCTATGCTCGACAACTCGAAACGAATTCTTGAGTTGCGGCCCTCCGGGAAGCTGCGGCCGGTCGAGCGTGTGGCCCGCATTCTTCAGGATGGCGCTATCGCAAAGAAGCGCTTCGATGGCTGTATCGCCCATTTCGGCACGGCAAACGGTTTGCCTCCTTTGCCGCAGCAGCTCAAATTGCGATGGATAAGCGGCGATGCCACGATGAGCCGCACGGTGCTTTTGCGGAGCCTCGCGCAACAGGATGCTGCAGTGCAATTGATCTTCGACACGGAGCTTCAGACCAGCCAGTTTTGCGGTGCGCCGACAGGAGATAACGCTTTGCTTCTACTGCTGGCGAGGTCTCCGGAAGTGACGGACGATAGGGAGCGATGA
- a CDS encoding ABC transporter ATP-binding protein, with protein MSEAPIHKKVESPWRDRLTALRNLPPVLRILWDSGPAVVTWGLVLRVIVALLPLAIATVTALILQDITDVLRGRPLPHNFWMLVGTEVGLNVVFGLITHAIDYSDSLLANRYTQYVSVKVMEQASRLDLTTYENPVFYDRLERARVQATDRLAMIQQMGRLFQQVITTLTFTVTLAWASPWLVLLLALGVLPSFLGETHFAFLGYAKNFRQTPAKRQMDYLRQVAGSREGAKEVKLFGLHRFFTDKFERLAHQIYVEDVALSRSKLIVGGMLGIIGTLGYYGAYIYVIWRTLGGAYDIAKFSLLTASIQQASSNLQQVFSTLSGIADQALFLTDLIAFFEMEPTVHANPDGNKMPVPIRRGFEFRNVSFTYPGTNRTVLHNFNFTLSPGERIALIGENGQGKTTVVKLITRLYDPTEGEILLDGIDLRDYSLEDLHRHIGVIFQDFMRFEMTARENIAVGRVDQPHSESDLEDAAHKSLADEVVRKLSGGYDQILGRRFEGGVELSGGEWQKIALARAYLRDAQLLILDEPTAALDARSELEVFERFAELTLGKMALLISHRFSTVRMADRIVVLSGGRLIEEGNHEQLMRAGGLYAEMFEMQAASYR; from the coding sequence ATGAGCGAAGCCCCCATCCATAAAAAAGTGGAAAGCCCTTGGCGCGACCGGCTGACCGCGTTGCGAAACCTGCCGCCCGTGCTTCGCATTCTGTGGGATTCAGGCCCGGCGGTCGTGACGTGGGGTCTGGTTCTGCGCGTCATTGTCGCACTGTTGCCCCTTGCTATCGCGACGGTGACTGCCCTAATCCTTCAGGACATCACAGACGTTCTGCGCGGCAGGCCGCTCCCGCACAATTTCTGGATGCTGGTGGGGACGGAGGTCGGGCTGAATGTCGTCTTCGGGCTGATCACCCATGCGATCGACTACTCCGACTCGCTGCTGGCCAATCGCTACACGCAATATGTCAGCGTCAAGGTGATGGAGCAGGCCTCGCGGCTGGACCTGACGACGTACGAGAACCCTGTCTTTTATGACCGGCTGGAGCGGGCTCGGGTGCAGGCGACCGACCGGCTGGCGATGATCCAGCAGATGGGCAGGCTGTTCCAGCAGGTGATCACGACTCTCACCTTCACGGTTACCTTGGCGTGGGCCTCTCCGTGGCTGGTCCTTCTGCTTGCTCTGGGCGTGCTGCCGTCGTTCCTCGGGGAGACGCATTTTGCCTTTCTCGGCTATGCCAAGAACTTTCGCCAGACTCCGGCGAAGCGGCAGATGGATTATCTTCGCCAGGTAGCGGGAAGCCGCGAAGGAGCGAAGGAGGTCAAACTTTTTGGCCTGCACCGGTTCTTTACCGATAAATTTGAAAGGCTTGCGCATCAGATCTACGTTGAAGATGTCGCGCTGTCACGTTCGAAGCTGATTGTCGGCGGAATGCTCGGCATCATCGGAACGCTGGGCTACTATGGCGCTTATATCTATGTCATCTGGCGCACGCTTGGCGGCGCGTACGACATTGCCAAGTTCAGCCTCCTCACCGCATCCATTCAACAGGCGAGTTCCAATCTGCAGCAGGTCTTCTCGACGCTCTCCGGTATTGCCGATCAGGCATTGTTCCTTACAGACTTAATCGCCTTCTTCGAGATGGAGCCGACGGTGCACGCGAACCCGGATGGCAACAAAATGCCAGTGCCGATACGGCGCGGCTTTGAATTTCGCAATGTCTCCTTTACCTATCCGGGGACCAATCGTACGGTTCTGCATAACTTCAACTTCACGCTTTCGCCCGGAGAGCGGATTGCTCTGATCGGTGAGAACGGTCAGGGAAAGACGACCGTGGTGAAGCTGATTACGCGGTTGTACGACCCGACAGAGGGAGAGATCCTGCTGGATGGCATCGATCTGCGTGACTACTCGCTCGAAGATCTGCACCGGCACATCGGCGTTATCTTTCAGGACTTCATGCGCTTCGAGATGACGGCACGGGAGAACATCGCCGTGGGCCGCGTCGATCAGCCACACAGTGAGAGCGATCTTGAAGATGCCGCGCATAAAAGTCTGGCGGATGAAGTGGTGCGAAAGCTTTCGGGCGGCTACGACCAAATACTGGGGCGCCGCTTCGAGGGCGGCGTGGAGCTGTCGGGCGGTGAGTGGCAGAAGATCGCGCTTGCCCGCGCCTACCTGCGGGATGCGCAGCTCCTTATACTGGACGAGCCTACGGCGGCGCTCGATGCTCGGAGCGAGCTGGAGGTCTTTGAACGTTTTGCCGAACTGACCCTGGGCAAGATGGCGCTGCTGATCTCGCATCGCTTCTCGACCGTCCGCATGGCAGACCGGATTGTGGTTCTCTCCGGGGGACGCCTGATAGAAGAAGGAAATCACGAACAGTTGATGCGTGCGGGCGGCCTGTACGCTGAAATGTTTGAAATGCAAGCTGCGAGCTACCGGTAA